The following is a genomic window from Coriobacteriia bacterium.
ACCGGCTGTCTCGTCATCGCCGATGCACGCGTGGTGCAGAAGGGCTACGGAGCGCGGTTCCTCGACGCGCTCCCGGTGGCCGACGTGGAGCGTATGCCTCGAGCCGACGTGATCGCCGAGGTGCAGCGACGCTTCGGGCGCGCGGCGACTGACTGAAGCGTCGGGTGAGAACCGCGTGCCTGCGACGCGCCGGGCGGTCAGTTCTTCCGCGTGTGCGTTGCCAGCTCGCTCGCGGCCAACTCTCCGACAGCACGCCGCACTTCCTCGGGCGCGAGGACCTCGACGCCGCCGAGCCGCGCGACCACGTGGCGCGCGATCCAGCCAGTACCACCGTAGGGGACTTCGACGGTGAGCGCGCCGTCGCCGGCCGCTTCCGTCACGACGGCTCCCGGCCACTCGCGAGCGAGGAACTGGGCATCAGGGCCGAAGCGCAGCACCGCCGCGGGAAGCCCCGCCAGGCGTTGCAGGTTGCCGCGCTGCGGACTGCGTGCCGCGTCGGTGCGTGGCTCGAAGCGCTCGCCGGTCGGGCTGGCCGACCGGATCCGGTCCACGCGGAAGGTGCGCCAGCTCGTGGTCTGCCGGCACCACGCCGTCAGGTACCACGCGCTCCGCTCGGCGTAGAGCGATGACGGTTCGACTGCGCGCCGGGAGGACTCGCTCGCACCGGCTCGTGCGTACTCGAGGTGCACGACATCGTGGACTCCGATCGCCTGCGCCAACACGCCGAAGACCTCGGCCGAGTGACCGGTGGAGGCGGACCGGATCGTGTGTTCGAGGTCCTCAGGATCGAAGTCCGCTGCACCGGCGCCGGTAAGCAGCCTTGCCAGCAGGCCGTCGTCGGCACTGAAGCCGGCCGACCGGAGTGCCGCGGCCAGAGCCCGTGCTTCGTTTCCCGACAGGCGCACCGGGCCGCGCAGCCCCGGAAGCTCACCCGTGACAAGCAGCCACCCGTTCTGGACGATCAGGGGAAGGCAGTCGTCCGGGTCGTAAGGCGCCACACCGCAGACCGCCAGTACCTTGAGGCTCTCGGTGAGCGCGATCTCGTCGACGCCAAGCGTGATGGCGAGGTCGGAGATGCGGTGCTTGGTCATCGGTTTGAGCGTATTGAGCAGGGCTATCAGATGGCGGGCGGGCACCTCAGGCATGAGCGCCCTCCACCCTCTTGAGACCGGCGACGATCGCGTCTCTCACACCAAGGGGCTCGAGGATGGCGAGGCCGGGACCGTTCTCGACGGTAAAGGTCGCGAGCCGGGCCACCGAGCAGGCCGACACCGCCCACAAGGCAGAGCCATCGTCTTGTACCGCAATCGTCCCATGAGCGGAGGCGACAGCGGGCGCTCGCCAAGCGACCGCGGGTGCGAAGCGAATCACCGCCTCGAAGGGCGGGTCATCGCCTATCTGGAAGGGTAGCGCGACGTAGGACGAGACATCAAAGGAGTCCGGCCTGTCGAAGTCCGGGGTGCGCGGCTTCGCCCGGTTGGGGCTGACCTCGCTCATCCGGGCTACCGCGAACGTGCGCACCGCGTCCTTGGCCGGGTCTCTGGCCACGAGGTACCAGCGCCCGTCGTGGACGAACAGCCCATACGGTTGGACGGTGCGAGTCGAAGGCCGTCCACCGGCGTCGGTATAGGAGAGAGAGACCCACTTGCACGCCTCAACGGCGCCGCTGAGCTCCGCGACGACCGAGCCCTGGCGCTCCGGGTCTTCATCCGCTATGAGCGCCGTGACGGGGTCTCGTCGGGAAGCGGCGGACACCTTCGCCAGGGCGAGGCGGAGATCCTCAGGGAAGGGGAAAGAAGGGTCGTCCAGCAGCGCTGTCCCCGCGACGCGGAGCGCGGCAGCGTCGGTGCCGGTCAGGTCGAATGTCGACACATAGGTGGCCGAGACATCGAGGCGGTAGCGCCCGGATTCGTCGGATTCGATGGAGAAGCCCATGCGGCGCAGGTCGTCCTTGTCGCGCTCGAACATACGCAGGAAGGCGACCTCTTCCTGGTCGTCGGGGTAGCCGTACACTTCGCCGCGCACGTCGGCCGCGGTCACCGGCTCGCGCGCGGCAGCCAGATAGAGCGCGAGATTGACGAGTCGTTCGACAGCCATCGACACGTGGATGATCCCCTCGTTCAGCGCAATCGCGCCTCAGCGCGTCTCGACGTCGATTGTAGCGCCTGCGAAGGTCGAAGGACTCATGCCCGGAAAAGGAAACGAGGCGCGTGGGGGGCGCGCCTCGTTCAATATTCGAGCGGGCGGGCCCCACCTATGAGGGGGGGAGGAAAGGCGGGTCGCCCAGCTCGCCCATGTGGAAAGCAAGGCGCGTGCCGACTTTGCATGACTGCTGAGATTCATCTGCGTGGGAGCTCTGACCCAAGGGGACGGCTTTGCAGCAAGGCGATGAGTGCGGTACAACTCGACGG
Proteins encoded in this region:
- a CDS encoding WYL domain-containing protein produces the protein MPEVPARHLIALLNTLKPMTKHRISDLAITLGVDEIALTESLKVLAVCGVAPYDPDDCLPLIVQNGWLLVTGELPGLRGPVRLSGNEARALAAALRSAGFSADDGLLARLLTGAGAADFDPEDLEHTIRSASTGHSAEVFGVLAQAIGVHDVVHLEYARAGASESSRRAVEPSSLYAERSAWYLTAWCRQTTSWRTFRVDRIRSASPTGERFEPRTDAARSPQRGNLQRLAGLPAAVLRFGPDAQFLAREWPGAVVTEAAGDGALTVEVPYGGTGWIARHVVARLGGVEVLAPEEVRRAVGELAASELATHTRKN
- a CDS encoding WYL domain-containing protein translates to MAVERLVNLALYLAAAREPVTAADVRGEVYGYPDDQEEVAFLRMFERDKDDLRRMGFSIESDESGRYRLDVSATYVSTFDLTGTDAAALRVAGTALLDDPSFPFPEDLRLALAKVSAASRRDPVTALIADEDPERQGSVVAELSGAVEACKWVSLSYTDAGGRPSTRTVQPYGLFVHDGRWYLVARDPAKDAVRTFAVARMSEVSPNRAKPRTPDFDRPDSFDVSSYVALPFQIGDDPPFEAVIRFAPAVAWRAPAVASAHGTIAVQDDGSALWAVSACSVARLATFTVENGPGLAILEPLGVRDAIVAGLKRVEGAHA